TTGAGATGGGTGGTTACGGTTTGCCGCAGGAGCCGGATGTCCCGCTCCTGCATGTGGCGGCGGTCCTCGCGCAGGTGGGCGGTGATGCCATCGGCCCCGGCCAGCTCGCAGATGATGGCGGCCGCGATGGGATCGGGCTCGCGCACCTTTCGCGCTTCGCGGATGGTGGCCACATGATCGATATTCACGCCCAGCTTCGGCATAACTTCCTCGTTTCAGGCCGGACCATCGCGGACCGGACCCAATAAATAGCTAACCGCGCGGCCGTTTTCACTTGGAAGCCGGGTTATCGTCTTGCGGTATCCGCTTTTCCTTCGGACGCGCTCCCGTCGCTCCCGCGGAAGGCTTGGCTGGCGGCTTCGCGCCGGCAGGCTTCGCGGACGCTTTCGCCGGCGCTTTCCCGGCAACCGGGGAAGCGGTCTTTCCCTTCACCGGCTTCGCTCCGCCGGGGGCTTTCGAGATCGTGGCCGGCGGGTTCGCGGGCGTTTTAGGAAGACCTTTCGCCGGCGCTTTCGAACCGCTGGCCGGTTTCGCGGCCGCGGATGTCGTCTTGGCTCCCATGGGCGATTCCGCTTTAGGCCCCGTTATACCGGCTTCGGACGGGAGCGTATCCGGGGCCGACACGGACGCCAGGTCCACCAGTTCAAGCCCGATCTCGTTGAAGCGCGGCGTTTCCGCCGCGATGGCCTTGGACAACCTGCGGAATCCGGTCTCGCTGAACGGCAATACCAGCACGGCTTCGCCGGACTTTTGCGCGAGGGCGGTTTTGCGCGCCAGTTCCTCTTCGACATGGGCGCTGTCGCGGAAGGGGGACAAGGTGCGGCTGCGCGCGCCCTGGGCGGCCGCGGCCTGGCGCGCCAGGCTGCGTTGCGATCCCGTCAGGTCCAGGAACACCAGCCTACGCCGGGCGGTGAACTGGAACAGCTTGTCGAGCAGAGGCTGGTTCTCGATGGCGCGATCCCCGTAACGACTCGCGAAACCTTCCGCCTTGGGCAAGCTGTCCATGGCTTTCCCCAGGATGCGATCCACGTCCTCTTTGCCATGATGGATGTAGAGGGCGTTCTTCCCGGGATCGACGTAAGGATAAGCCGAAGGCTCCATCGGCAATTCGGCGAGGATCCCGTCGCGGCCGTCCCCGTCGCGCAAGGCCCGCAAGGCGGGATTGGGATTATACGGATCGATCACCAAGGTCTTGCCCCAATCGGCATCCTTCAGGGACTGGGCCTGGGAGAGGGAAAGGGAATCCAATCCGATGAAGACGACGGCCAGCCGCGCGGCGCCCGCCCGGACCGGGCCGCCCAGGCTGGCGCGCAGTTTGATGCGCTGGCCGTTGGATTCCAGCAGGTACTCCACGCTCTTTCCGGAGGGCCGGGATTCGGCGCCTTGGACCACGACGATGCCGCGGGCGCGGCAGGTTTTCTCGATGTCCAGCGCGTATTCGTAGAGGGGCTTCCCCTTGGGGAGGATGATTTCGAAATAGCCGGGCTTGCGTTTCAGGCTCTTGGGGCCCAGTCCGTTGGCGTGCTCCAGGGGATCGAATAGCCGTTCGTGCCAGCGCCCGCCGCTGGTATCGGCGGAGACGGCGGGGAGAACATCGCCGGAGTCCCTTGCGGGTCCGGAGGGAATGACGCTATCCGCGGGGGCATGGGAGCCGATGGACGGCATTAAGGAATGGGGTAGGACGCGACCCGCCAACCGGCCCAGGGCGATGAGGCCCGCGGTAAGGACGATGAAGATCAGGAGTTTCCGGACAACGCCCATCGCAGGTCCCGCCAAGATAGAAAATCCGCCCCGCTGAACTATCATTATCGCATGCTGATTGCCGCTCTGTGCGGCGCCACCGCGGTCGGAAAGTCCGCCGTGGCCCTGCGCCTGGCCCGGGCCAACGGGTTCGAAATCATCTCCGCCGACTCGCGTCAGATCTACCGCGGCCTTTCCATCGGAACCGGCGCGCCCTCGGCCGAAGAATTCGCCTCCGTCCCGCACCATCTCCTGGGCATCCTCGATCCATCCCAGGCTTTTTCGCCGCGCGCCTTCCCGCCGTTGGTGCATGCGCTTTTGGACTCCCGTCCTGAAACGCGCTTCCTCATCGTGGGAGGTACCGGCCTGTATCTCAAGGAACTGTTCTTCCCGTCCCCCTTCGATCGAGGGCCCACGCCCGAAGCCGTCAAGAACGAAGTGCAGGAACGGCTGCGCGTCCTAGGCGCGCCGGCATTGCACGCCCAGTTGGCCGCGGTCGATCCCGAAGCCGCCGCTTCCGTGCATCCCAACGACGCCTACCGCATCGCCAAGCGCTGGGAAAACCTGGTCCTGATGGGGGAGAGTTATACGAGCCTGGCAGGACCGGCCGTGCGCGATCCGCGTCTTGCCGATGTCCCGCTCATCTGCCTCGATCGCGAGCGCGAGGATCTGTACCGGCGCATCGACGCGCGCGTGGAAGACATGCTGCGCTCGGGCTGGCTCGAGGAAGCCCGGGCCCTCTCAGCCGATCCCGCTTGGAGCGCTTCGCCCGCCTCCAGCTCGCTCGGCTACGCGGAAATGACGGAGGTGGCGGCAGGACGTCTGAGCCAATCCGCGGCCTTGGCGGCCATTCAGAAGCGCACCCGTAACTACGCGAAACGGCAGCGCACTTTTTTCCGTCGCCAATTACCAGGAGCCCTCCAGTGGGAGGCGCACGCGTTCGAGGCCTTGTGCGAAAGCCGCGACTGGCAATGGGAATCAGTGTCGGCCGGCCTGAGAACCGCCCCAAACAGCGAAGAATCGGGGCTTTAAGGCCGCCCTTCCCTTGACGCGGAACCTGGTCCAAGCTACTTTTGCACCCCTGTTTCGGGTCCGTAGCTCAGTTGGTTAGAGCATCGCTCTGATAAGGCGGGGGTCGGCAGTTCAAGTCTGCCCGGGCCCACCATCAGGCTCCCCTTTCTTCTGAAATCGTGAGATTTCGGGAGATCGAGGGAGACCAGATGGCCCCCCATTAGGTCTTCACCCTACGAAGGCCTCTCTCCTACTCCGAAAAAGTGGACGCTTTGTGGACACCCCGTCACAATCAACCGGGTGCCTTGGGCGGGTTCTCTGTTGTAATGCATGCACCGTGGTTCCTAGTGGAACACGAATCCGGAATTTTCTCGAAACGAAAATTTATGGTTACCTCCATAGGACTTGTGGGCGGGCGGCGTTTTTATAGACTGAGTGAAGGAGGGCGCTATGTCACAGATGTCTTATGGCCACAGGCCAGATCTTCCAAGTGTTCCAACCACGGCGGAGGCATTGGTGTTCGAGCAGAACACATTCCTTATCAAATGCGCTCAGCATGCAGGCGTGCAAAACATAGATTCACTCTTGTTCGGGGAAATAGGACAAGCCTTCGTTAGAAAAGACCCAGAAGGTTATGCGAAGTACGTCAGGTATCGAGATATCCTAGACCGGATGTACTTCACGTGGAAGTCGCTGGAAGGGGCCGACAAGCTTTACGACTTCGAGGCGAACACGCAGTTGTTCGCTTGGGATGAACAACGAAAACATTTGCGGTCTCAGTTGTTGGGGATCTGATCGTGCCATTGTATAACATCGACCGTGAACGGGTGACGTATATTCCGCATCACTCACATTACAT
This region of Fibrobacterota bacterium genomic DNA includes:
- the miaA gene encoding tRNA (adenosine(37)-N6)-dimethylallyltransferase MiaA, encoding MLIAALCGATAVGKSAVALRLARANGFEIISADSRQIYRGLSIGTGAPSAEEFASVPHHLLGILDPSQAFSPRAFPPLVHALLDSRPETRFLIVGGTGLYLKELFFPSPFDRGPTPEAVKNEVQERLRVLGAPALHAQLAAVDPEAAASVHPNDAYRIAKRWENLVLMGESYTSLAGPAVRDPRLADVPLICLDREREDLYRRIDARVEDMLRSGWLEEARALSADPAWSASPASSSLGYAEMTEVAAGRLSQSAALAAIQKRTRNYAKRQRTFFRRQLPGALQWEAHAFEALCESRDWQWESVSAGLRTAPNSEESGL
- a CDS encoding divergent polysaccharide deacetylase family protein gives rise to the protein MAGPAMGVVRKLLIFIVLTAGLIALGRLAGRVLPHSLMPSIGSHAPADSVIPSGPARDSGDVLPAVSADTSGGRWHERLFDPLEHANGLGPKSLKRKPGYFEIILPKGKPLYEYALDIEKTCRARGIVVVQGAESRPSGKSVEYLLESNGQRIKLRASLGGPVRAGAARLAVVFIGLDSLSLSQAQSLKDADWGKTLVIDPYNPNPALRALRDGDGRDGILAELPMEPSAYPYVDPGKNALYIHHGKEDVDRILGKAMDSLPKAEGFASRYGDRAIENQPLLDKLFQFTARRRLVFLDLTGSQRSLARQAAAAQGARSRTLSPFRDSAHVEEELARKTALAQKSGEAVLVLPFSETGFRRLSKAIAAETPRFNEIGLELVDLASVSAPDTLPSEAGITGPKAESPMGAKTTSAAAKPASGSKAPAKGLPKTPANPPATISKAPGGAKPVKGKTASPVAGKAPAKASAKPAGAKPPAKPSAGATGARPKEKRIPQDDNPASK